A genomic region of Rhizobium sp. NXC24 contains the following coding sequences:
- a CDS encoding AraC family transcriptional regulator, protein MSGGTAWALYETRLRRVSAHIHEHLDDELDMEKLAEIACVSSYHWHRIYRAIYGETAAATVKRLRLHRAAGDLVNTRLSVNDIAKRSGYPNLQSFNRIFKSVYGTPPARYRNEGSHTIFEPSTQGRITVMFDVTLRILSPISLIGVAHRGSYMQIGQAFEILFGTIFARGLARPDMRMIGVYLDDPDLIAVDKLRSYACVNAGDDIAAEAPLERRTIDGGEYAVLRHKGPYADMYKAYQWLYAEWLPASGRQLRDAVMFEEYLNNPRDVPPTELLTEIHMPLQ, encoded by the coding sequence ATGAGTGGCGGAACGGCATGGGCGCTTTACGAGACCCGCCTGCGGCGGGTTTCGGCCCATATCCACGAGCATCTGGATGACGAGCTCGATATGGAAAAGCTTGCCGAGATCGCCTGCGTGTCCAGCTATCATTGGCACAGGATCTATCGGGCGATCTATGGCGAGACGGCGGCGGCGACCGTCAAGCGGCTGCGGCTGCACCGTGCCGCCGGCGATCTCGTCAACACCCGTCTATCTGTCAACGACATTGCAAAGCGGTCGGGCTATCCCAACCTCCAGTCGTTCAACCGCATCTTCAAATCCGTCTACGGCACCCCGCCGGCGCGATATCGGAATGAGGGAAGCCACACGATCTTCGAACCCAGTACCCAAGGAAGGATCACGGTCATGTTCGACGTTACGCTTCGCATCCTCTCGCCGATTTCGCTTATCGGTGTCGCCCATCGCGGCTCCTACATGCAGATCGGCCAGGCTTTCGAAATTCTGTTCGGCACCATCTTCGCTCGCGGTCTTGCCAGGCCCGATATGCGGATGATCGGCGTCTATCTGGATGATCCCGACCTGATCGCGGTCGACAAATTGCGCTCCTATGCCTGCGTCAATGCTGGCGACGATATTGCCGCCGAGGCGCCCTTGGAACGGCGGACAATCGACGGTGGCGAGTATGCTGTGTTACGGCACAAAGGGCCGTATGCCGATATGTACAAGGCCTATCAGTGGCTCTATGCCGAATGGCTTCCTGCCTCCGGCCGGCAACTGCGCGATGCGGTGATGTTCGAAGAATATCTCAACAATCCACGCGATGTGCCGCCGACCGAGTTGCTGACGGAAATCCATATGCCGCTGCAATAA
- a CDS encoding glutathione S-transferase family protein, which produces MAEELVFYTNPMSRGRIARWMLEEIGQPYRTEYLDFGTTMKAHEYLSVNPMGKVPAIKHGDTIVTECAAICAYLAETFPEVGLAPTAAERGNYFRWMFFAAGPMEMAVTNRALGFEIPPERLRMAGCGSLEHVFDTLEQAVSASPFIAGDRFTAADVYVGSHVGWGLNFGTIEKRQAFIDYWGRISDRDAYRRGNELDNAAMPKQANA; this is translated from the coding sequence ATGGCTGAAGAACTCGTTTTCTATACCAACCCGATGTCGCGCGGACGCATTGCCCGCTGGATGCTCGAGGAGATCGGCCAGCCCTACCGCACCGAATATCTCGACTTCGGCACGACGATGAAGGCGCACGAATACCTCTCAGTGAACCCTATGGGCAAGGTGCCTGCCATCAAGCACGGCGATACCATCGTCACCGAATGCGCTGCCATCTGCGCCTATTTGGCCGAAACCTTTCCTGAAGTCGGTCTTGCGCCGACAGCAGCCGAACGCGGCAATTACTTCCGCTGGATGTTCTTTGCTGCCGGCCCGATGGAGATGGCCGTGACCAACCGCGCGCTGGGCTTCGAAATCCCTCCCGAACGCCTGCGCATGGCGGGTTGCGGCAGTCTGGAACATGTCTTCGACACTCTGGAACAGGCGGTTAGCGCCTCACCCTTCATCGCTGGCGACCGTTTCACGGCCGCCGACGTCTATGTCGGTTCGCATGTCGGCTGGGGCCTCAATTTCGGCACTATCGAGAAGCGTCAGGCTTTCATTGATTATTGGGGCCGCATCAGCGACCGCGACGCCTACCGCCGCGGCAACGAATTGGACAATGCGGCGATGCCAAAGCAAGCGAATGCTTGA
- a CDS encoding NADP-dependent isocitrate dehydrogenase: protein MKKIKVANPVADLDGDEMTRIIWQLIKEKLIFPYLDIDIDYYDLSVENRDATNDQVTVDAANAIKKYGVGIKCATITPDEARVKEFNLKEMWKSPNGTIRNILGGVIFREPIICKNVPRLVPGWTQPIVVGRHAFGDQYRATDFKFPGKGKLTIKFVGEDGTVIEKEVFNAPGAGVAMAMYNLDESIREFARASMMYGLMRKWPVYLSTKNTILKAYDGRFKDIFEEVYQNEFKAQFDEAGITYEHRLIDDMVASALKWSGGYVWACKNYDGDVQSDTVAQGFGSLGLMTSVLLTPDGKTVEAEAAHGTVTRHYRQHQKGQETSTNSIASIFAWTRGLAHRAKLDDNAELAKFAATLETVCVDTVEAGYMTKDLALLIGPDQPWLSTTAFLDKIDENLKKAMAA, encoded by the coding sequence ATGAAGAAGATCAAGGTCGCTAACCCGGTTGCCGATCTCGATGGCGACGAAATGACTCGCATCATCTGGCAGCTTATCAAAGAAAAACTGATCTTCCCCTACCTCGATATTGATATCGACTATTACGACCTCTCGGTCGAAAACCGCGACGCCACCAATGATCAGGTGACCGTCGACGCCGCCAACGCCATCAAGAAGTACGGCGTCGGCATCAAGTGCGCCACGATCACGCCGGATGAAGCCCGCGTGAAGGAATTCAACCTCAAGGAAATGTGGAAGAGCCCGAACGGCACGATCCGCAACATCCTCGGCGGCGTCATCTTCCGCGAGCCGATCATCTGCAAGAACGTTCCGCGTCTGGTTCCGGGCTGGACGCAGCCGATCGTCGTCGGCCGTCACGCCTTCGGCGACCAGTATCGCGCCACCGACTTCAAATTCCCGGGCAAGGGCAAGCTGACCATCAAGTTCGTCGGCGAAGATGGCACGGTGATCGAAAAGGAAGTCTTCAACGCTCCTGGCGCCGGCGTTGCCATGGCCATGTACAACCTCGACGAATCGATCCGCGAATTTGCCCGCGCTTCGATGATGTACGGCCTGATGCGCAAGTGGCCGGTCTACCTGTCGACCAAGAACACCATCCTCAAGGCCTATGACGGCCGCTTCAAGGATATCTTCGAAGAAGTCTATCAGAACGAGTTCAAGGCGCAGTTCGACGAAGCCGGCATCACCTACGAACACCGCCTGATCGACGACATGGTCGCTTCCGCGCTGAAGTGGTCCGGCGGCTACGTCTGGGCCTGCAAGAACTACGACGGCGACGTTCAGTCCGACACGGTTGCCCAGGGCTTCGGCTCGCTCGGCCTGATGACCTCGGTTCTGCTGACACCGGACGGCAAAACGGTCGAAGCCGAAGCTGCTCACGGCACAGTCACCCGCCACTACCGCCAGCACCAGAAGGGCCAGGAAACCTCGACGAACTCGATCGCCTCGATCTTCGCCTGGACCCGCGGCCTCGCGCATCGCGCCAAGCTCGACGACAATGCCGAACTCGCGAAGTTCGCCGCGACGCTCGAAACCGTCTGCGTCGACACCGTCGAAGCCGGCTACATGACCAAGGACCTGGCACTGCTGATCGGCCCCGACCAGCCGTGGCTCTCCACCACCGCTTTCCTCGACAAGATCGACGAAAACCTCAAGAAGGCCATGGCTGCCTAA